Proteins found in one Mytilus edulis chromosome 2, xbMytEdul2.2, whole genome shotgun sequence genomic segment:
- the LOC139510911 gene encoding uncharacterized protein, translated as MAFSTYDGKCPCPPWHIEKSLVKTQLHDKISKKDLPHLIKSEAEILIDSEYSKHLQVFTDGSKDPHGNTSCAYVVPELKIKKGFKLPNYISIFMSELMAIFVSLLWLEDFRPIKTVIFVDSLSALQAIRAPIFKVKNQILYDIHLILNSLKKGGSEIIFEWIPSHVGVMGNESADLQAKNALNLDNCIDIIPLFKEDIKTVCKNFLKNSWQQDWETNKDRSLFKIIDKILLGFI; from the exons ATGGCATTCTCTACTTATGATGGCA AATGTCCATGTCCACCATGGCATATTGAAAAATCACTGGTTAAAACGCaacttcatgataaaataagtaaaaaggaTCTACCACATTTGATTAAAAGTGAAGCCGAAATATTAATTGACTCAGAATATTCAAAACATTTGCAAGTATTTACAGATGGATCTAAAGACCCACATGGTAATACAAGTTGTGCATATGTTGTTCcagaacttaaaattaaaaaaggttttaaattacCAAACtacatttctatttttatgtCAGAATTAATGGCAATATTTGTAAGTCTTTTATGGCTAGAAGATTTTAGACCTATTAAAACTGTAATTTTTGTAGATTCTCTGTCAGCTCTTCAAGCCATCAGAGCTCctatttttaaagtaaagaatcaaattttatacgatattcatttaattttgaattcACTTAAAAAGGGGGGATCAGAAATTATATTTGAATGGATACCAAGTCATGTTGGAGTAATGGGCAACGAAAGTGCAGATTTACAAGCAAAAAACGCACTTAATTTAGACAACTGTATAGATATTATACCTCTCTTTAAAGAAGATATAAAAACTGTCTgtaaaaattttctgaaaaattcaTGGCAACAAGATTGGGAGACAAACAAAGATAggtcattatttaaaattattgataaa attttattagGTTTTATCTGA